CTTTTTAGAACTTAGTCCCAGAAAGCAAAGGACCACCAAGTCCATACCTATtttgggttggggtggggggcacactGGTACCTTTTGTGTTATTAGTTTATGTATATTAAGATAAAGTATGAGTATTTAATCCTTCCCATGATTCAGGGAAGCTAAAGAAACTAGGGTAACGGCTACCTCCCTGGCAGAGGCTGCCCACTGAGCCCCCAGCTTCTCCTAGTTGGCGTGGTAGTTGGAGTAACTGCATCCCCAAGGGTCTCCGGGCCTCCTCATGGCCCCTCGGGAGTCACGCAAAGGAGCAGCAGCTGGATCGCTTCTTCTGGGACTCCACATAGTCTCGGATCTGGAAGCTGGGTTCATCAGGTTGCCTCCCTGCGCGATATTTCAGCTCCCTGGAATAGGAAAAATCACGGGGCTGGGAGGGTTGAGCCAGAAATCCCCCCCCAACACCACCACTGGCCTACCAGATTGCCCTCCATCCCACCTCAGGCTCCCCTTCCCTGTTCAGCTCTTACTTGGCAATTGCCAGAAAGGCCAACTCCACATTCATGCCAGTCTTGGCACTGGTCTCCATGAAGGGAACACCATACTCCTGCCCGGGGGAGAGCATATCCTCAGGGCTTGCTTCTGGCCTTTCTCGCCATTCACCCAACCCCACTGGCAGTCACTTACTCTGGCCAATGTCTCTCCATCCTCAGAACGGATCACTCTTTCGCTGCTTACATCCGCCTGTCAAGCCCATACGGTCAATCAACTTCTGGGGAAGGAAGACTCCACCCCGGAAAGCCCATCTTTCGCCCCAGGAGCAAGCACtacctgccctcttctggtagcCTGAGGGACTGCAGGCAGGTGTGATTGGCCTGGGGCCAGGGTTTCTGAGTTGCTCAGGCTGTGTGCCCGATGCCAGCCCTGAGCACTTGGGGAGGTGTGTAACTCTAGCAAAGGGTGTGGCGACCCAGCTTCATCAGGTAACAGCAGCTGAATTAAACCCTTTGTACTTAACCCCTGACCCTAACCCTGTCCATAATGATGTAAGGATGACTGGCAGCTGAGTCACCCGGCATCTCTCTGGCGGCAGTTGAGGCTGTTGGTGGAAGGGGCTACTACTAAAGTTTTGGGGCGGGACAGGCAGAAGCCACAAGACATGCCTGACTTCCACACTGGAGGCCTCGGAGTCCTCTGCTAGAAGGATTTTAGGTGGCTATGGAGCTCGGTGGGGCTGGTGCAGGGGCAGTGGGAGAGAAAGGCCAGAGTGCACTGACTACACCACAGAACCACTCACCTTGTTACCTAGCAGCATGATCACCACATCCCTCTGGGCATACTCATGAATCTCTGTGAGCCAAGCctgtgggagaggggaagctGAGCCAGGCTGAGGCCAAGACCGGGGTATTCTTCTCCTAGAGTGCTCTGTTGGGATTCTAAAACCACAAAAGGGCTCAGCAATCAAAAGCAATGTGATCAGCCGTGCGTGGGGGCACAGGGTTTTATACTCCCCGCAGAGAGAGGTGGGTAGAATTGGAGGTCAGTCTGAGCAACCCtacctcaaaaccaaaacaatccaacaacaacaaataggAATTGGAGGTGGGGATGACTAAGCGAGGCTGGGGATGTAATACAGTAAATACTTGACTATACAAGGCTCTGGGGTCCACTTTATTGTATTGCGCTTCTGATCAGTAAGTACTGTGATCGATTAGTGATGTCTGTCACGAGAATAGGATCAGAGATGGTCATGCTATACAGTTTCTATCCTTTTATACCTATCTGTCTTATCCCCTCAGTTTGCTTGTCAGTCCTCAAGGTCTAGAAGCACATAAAACCATAATAACGTTGTGCACAGAGCAGTGTTTGCATTTATCGGTTAAGGCCTCTCTAATAGTTTGGCTGTGAGGACACAGCCACTCACTCATCTTGAGTTGCGACTTGGCCTGGATACATGTGGAGTTTTCTGCTTGGGCTTTCCCTGTGAAACTGTCCAGGGTGAAGCTGGGACTGTCCTGAACACACTCATGAAtcacagtcagggctatacagggaACATCAGCCCACTCAGTTTCCATGTCTACATGGCATTGAAATAGTCACTGCTGAGTGTCTTTCAAAAGTGATAGGTTCTATGGTCTATCTGTTTCTATAGGATTCAAGCAATTTGGTCTGCAGGCAAGGATGTTGGTGTGGTAGAAGGACCTTGGGGAGGGGAGGACCTACCCTGATGTTGTCAAAAGAAGATTGGTTGGTGATGTCATACAACAGGAGCAAAGCTGGAGGGGGACAGATATAGAGGAGTTCAGGGCATCTGCAGAGATGCTGTGGaatggggaggggacagaggacaaagGGACTTACCCTGAGCATCTCGGTAATAAGCATGGGTCACACTGCGGAAGCGCTCCTGTCCTGCAGTGTCCCAGATCTAGGAAAAGAGAGAgcgagaggtgggaaggaggcagggctaGCTGCTGACTAGAGGGCTCATGCTGTGGTGTGAGAGCTATCTgtgagatgggggggggggggcggggaggaggcttttccttctctgggtTTCTCACAGTTCTCACAGGCTCCCTAGAACCTGCTGACCTCTTAAATGTCTTTTCTGGGGTCCTAAACCTATTTActgctgtttccttttctctagcCTA
The genomic region above belongs to Rattus rattus isolate New Zealand chromosome 9, Rrattus_CSIRO_v1, whole genome shotgun sequence and contains:
- the Rab37 gene encoding ras-related protein Rab-37 isoform X2; protein product: MDLQRPDSYQGGAGPHFSEHVLHKTILVGDSGVGKTSLLVQFDQGKFIPGSFSATVGIGFTNKVVTVDGARVKLQIWDTAGQERFRSVTHAYYRDAQALLLLYDITNQSSFDNIRAWLTEIHEYAQRDVVIMLLGNKADVSSERVIRSEDGETLAREYGVPFMETSAKTGMNVELAFLAIAKELKYRAGRQPDEPSFQIRDYVESQKKRSSCCSFA
- the Rab37 gene encoding ras-related protein Rab-37 isoform X1 translates to MTGTPGAATAGDGEAPERSPPFSPNYDLTGKVMLLGDSGVGKTCFLIQFKDGAFLSGTFIATVGIDFRNKVVTVDGARVKLQIWDTAGQERFRSVTHAYYRDAQALLLLYDITNQSSFDNIRAWLTEIHEYAQRDVVIMLLGNKADVSSERVIRSEDGETLAREYGVPFMETSAKTGMNVELAFLAIAKELKYRAGRQPDEPSFQIRDYVESQKKRSSCCSFA